The following proteins are co-located in the Amycolatopsis tolypomycina genome:
- a CDS encoding phosphoribosylaminoimidazolesuccinocarboxamide synthase, with protein sequence MTPLPIPERLATGKVRDLFAVGDDRLLVVASDRISAFERVFPTSVPGKGRVLTAMSVFWFRELADVLPNHLVACEGPLIPETVRGRALLVERLDMLPVEAVVRGYLTGRGYADYRRSGQVCGLSLPAGLAESARLPEPIFTPSTKARPGEKDENIDFDTCVSVLGRALAEEVREASLELYRRGAARAAEQGLLLADTKFEFGIGAGGGLVLADELLTPDSARYWLADGHQPGVPQPSFDKQHVRDWLVDPASGWDCVSPLPPLPPEVVTATRDRYIEAYHRITGLSLADWPRDPADLRQPPSRLGQCGGVGDRRDPHREQDVHRPRRSAALQPR encoded by the coding sequence GTGACACCCCTCCCCATCCCCGAGCGGCTCGCCACGGGCAAGGTCCGCGACCTGTTCGCCGTGGGCGACGACCGCCTGCTGGTCGTCGCCTCCGACCGCATCTCCGCCTTCGAACGCGTCTTCCCCACCTCGGTCCCCGGCAAGGGCCGCGTGCTCACCGCGATGAGCGTGTTCTGGTTCCGCGAGCTCGCCGACGTCCTGCCGAACCACCTCGTGGCCTGCGAGGGGCCGTTGATCCCGGAGACCGTCCGCGGCCGGGCGCTGCTGGTCGAGCGGCTCGACATGCTGCCGGTGGAGGCGGTCGTCCGCGGCTACCTCACCGGCCGCGGGTACGCGGACTACCGCCGGTCCGGGCAGGTGTGCGGGCTGTCGCTGCCGGCCGGGCTGGCCGAGTCGGCGCGGCTGCCCGAGCCGATCTTCACGCCGTCCACGAAGGCGCGTCCCGGCGAGAAGGACGAGAACATCGACTTCGACACGTGCGTCTCGGTGCTCGGCCGCGCGCTCGCCGAGGAGGTCCGGGAGGCGTCGCTGGAGCTGTACCGCCGGGGCGCCGCGCGCGCCGCGGAGCAGGGCCTGCTGCTGGCCGACACGAAATTCGAATTCGGCATCGGCGCCGGCGGCGGGCTCGTGCTGGCGGACGAGCTGCTCACCCCGGATTCGGCCCGCTACTGGCTCGCCGACGGCCACCAGCCCGGCGTCCCGCAGCCGTCGTTCGACAAGCAGCACGTGCGGGACTGGCTGGTCGACCCGGCCTCCGGGTGGGACTGTGTGTCGCCGCTGCCGCCGTTGCCACCCGAAGTGGTGACGGCCACGCGCGACCGGTACATCGAGGCGTACCACCGCATCACCGGGCTTTCGCTGGCAGACTGGCCTCGTGATCCTGCTGATCTGCGGCAGCCTCCGAGCCGGCTCGGGCAATGCGGCGGTGTTGGGGACCGTCGCGACCCTCACCGCGAGCAAGACGTACACCGGCCTCGGCGATCTGCCGCACTTCAACCCCGATGA
- a CDS encoding NADPH-dependent FMN reductase: MLGTVATLTASKTYTGLGDLPHFNPDDDRDPLHPEVASLRAAIKEADAVLICTPEYAGGLPGSFKNLLDWTVGGGEMYGKPVAWINASSVAAPTGGRDAHDSLRKVLTYAGAKIVDEACARIPVSRADVADGQVADPDLRGRIAVAVMHLRAAG; the protein is encoded by the coding sequence GTGTTGGGGACCGTCGCGACCCTCACCGCGAGCAAGACGTACACCGGCCTCGGCGATCTGCCGCACTTCAACCCCGATGACGACCGCGACCCGCTGCACCCTGAGGTAGCTTCCCTGCGCGCCGCGATCAAGGAAGCCGACGCGGTGCTGATCTGCACGCCGGAGTACGCGGGCGGGCTGCCGGGCTCCTTCAAGAACCTCCTCGACTGGACGGTCGGCGGTGGCGAGATGTACGGCAAGCCGGTGGCGTGGATCAACGCCTCCTCGGTCGCGGCACCGACCGGCGGCCGGGACGCGCACGACTCCTTGCGCAAGGTCCTGACCTACGCGGGCGCGAAGATCGTGGATGAGGCGTGCGCGCGGATCCCGGTCTCGCGCGCGGACGTCGCCGACGGCCAGGTCGCCGACCCGGACCTCCGCGGCCGGATCGCGGTGGCGGTCATGCACCTGCGCGCAGCCGGCTGA
- a CDS encoding MOSC domain-containing protein, which produces MARIARLTYYPVKSCAGIDVPSAEVTETGLAHDRVFQVITPDGDILTQRPHPIMATVRPRVLGDRLALSAPGREDVVIAIRRDGPRRPVSMLTWHGEGVRQDPRADEWFSDLLGRPAELIGVTPDHDRVSGGEFPGQAAFGDAHALLLASESSLDSLNERIAAAQGEPVPMDRFRPNIVISGWAEPHREDEARELEVGTAKLGYAERCVRCTVPMVDQETGAKAGPEPIRTLATYRRDPGGGVVFGMKAAVLRPGQVAVGDEVIVHSWAGPSPSTAAAEPPFTATARRPAESV; this is translated from the coding sequence ATGGCGAGAATCGCTCGGCTGACCTACTACCCGGTGAAATCCTGCGCGGGGATCGACGTCCCGTCCGCCGAGGTGACGGAAACCGGGCTCGCGCACGACCGGGTCTTCCAGGTCATCACGCCGGACGGCGACATCCTCACCCAGCGCCCGCACCCGATCATGGCGACCGTTCGCCCGCGGGTGCTCGGCGACCGGCTCGCCCTGTCCGCCCCCGGCCGCGAAGACGTCGTCATCGCCATCCGGCGCGACGGCCCCCGCCGCCCGGTGTCGATGCTCACCTGGCACGGCGAAGGCGTCCGGCAGGATCCCCGCGCCGACGAATGGTTCTCGGACCTGCTCGGGCGGCCCGCCGAACTGATCGGCGTCACGCCCGACCACGACCGCGTCAGCGGCGGCGAGTTCCCGGGCCAGGCCGCGTTCGGCGACGCGCACGCCCTGCTGCTCGCCTCCGAGTCCTCTTTGGACAGTTTGAACGAGCGGATCGCGGCCGCCCAGGGCGAACCCGTTCCGATGGACCGCTTTCGCCCCAACATCGTCATCTCCGGCTGGGCCGAGCCCCACCGCGAGGACGAAGCCCGGGAGCTGGAAGTGGGCACCGCGAAGCTGGGCTACGCCGAGAGGTGCGTCCGCTGCACCGTCCCGATGGTCGACCAGGAGACCGGCGCCAAGGCCGGTCCCGAGCCGATCCGCACCCTCGCGACGTACCGGCGTGACCCGGGCGGCGGCGTCGTCTTCGGCATGAAGGCCGCGGTGCTGCGGCCGGGTCAGGTCGCCGTCGGCGACGAGGTGATCGTGCACTCCTGGGCCGGCCCGAGCCCGAGCACGGCGGCCGCCGAGCCGCCGTTCACGGCGACGGCGAGGCGCCCCGCCGAATCGGTGTAG
- a CDS encoding SAM hydrolase/SAM-dependent halogenase family protein produces the protein MAYDWISVTTDYGLRDGFVAACHGVIARLAPAVRVIDVTHEVPAQDIRHGAMALAQTVPYLPESVHVAVVDPGVGTARLGVVVVADDGLLVGPDNGLLLPAAQALGGVRAAYELAEPSLRLPATSATFHGRDVFAPAAAHLALGVAPSDFGDPVDGLVAMPEPFVAAFPGKLVSEVLTVDHFGNVQLAATPADLELSGLSGAVSVHSERVAVTTVLGRTFADVPAGSPVLYTDSAGRLAVAVNGGSAAAVLGLGPAQECTITSSPTAT, from the coding sequence ATGGCGTACGACTGGATCTCGGTGACCACCGACTACGGCCTGCGCGACGGCTTCGTGGCGGCCTGCCACGGCGTGATCGCGCGGCTGGCGCCCGCGGTGCGAGTGATCGACGTGACCCACGAAGTGCCGGCCCAGGACATCCGGCACGGGGCGATGGCGCTGGCCCAGACGGTCCCCTACCTGCCGGAATCGGTGCACGTCGCCGTGGTCGACCCCGGGGTGGGCACAGCCCGGCTCGGCGTGGTCGTCGTCGCGGACGACGGGCTGCTGGTCGGGCCGGACAACGGCCTCCTGCTGCCCGCCGCGCAGGCGCTGGGCGGGGTCCGGGCGGCCTACGAGCTGGCCGAGCCGTCGCTGCGGCTGCCGGCGACGTCGGCGACGTTCCACGGGCGGGACGTCTTCGCGCCCGCGGCCGCGCACCTGGCGCTGGGGGTTGCGCCGTCGGACTTCGGCGACCCGGTGGACGGCCTGGTCGCGATGCCGGAGCCGTTCGTCGCCGCCTTCCCCGGCAAGCTCGTTTCGGAAGTGCTGACGGTCGACCACTTCGGCAACGTCCAGCTGGCGGCGACCCCGGCGGACCTCGAGCTCTCCGGCCTGTCCGGCGCGGTTTCCGTGCACAGCGAGCGCGTGGCGGTGACCACCGTGCTCGGGCGCACCTTCGCCGACGTGCCTGCCGGCTCGCCGGTGCTCTACACCGATTCGGCGGGGCGCCTCGCCGTCGCCGTGAACGGCGGCTCGGCGGCCGCCGTGCTCGGGCTCGGGCCGGCCCAGGAGTGCACGATCACCTCGTCGCCGACGGCGACCTGA
- a CDS encoding amino acid ABC transporter ATP-binding protein — MTTAVRSSSVELRDIHVSFGTLEVLRGVDLRVESGKTTCIIGPSGSGKSTLLRCVNRLQEPDSGDLLLDGESVIRSDPDALRQRVGMVFQHFNLFGHRSVLDNIVLPLRSVKKLSKEEASAIARARLAEVGLADKAPYRPSALSGGQQQRVAIARALAMDPEVMLFDEATSALDPELVKGVLNLMAGLASRGLTLIVVTHEMGFARSVADEVAFMDAGRIVEQGPPAQLFDEPESPRLQRFLSQVL; from the coding sequence GTGACGACGGCGGTGCGTTCGTCCAGTGTGGAGCTGCGGGACATCCACGTCAGCTTCGGCACGCTCGAAGTCCTGCGCGGAGTCGACCTCCGCGTGGAGAGCGGCAAGACGACGTGCATCATCGGCCCGTCCGGCTCCGGCAAGTCGACGCTCCTGCGCTGCGTGAACCGGCTGCAGGAGCCCGATTCCGGCGACCTGCTGCTCGACGGCGAATCGGTGATCAGGTCCGACCCCGACGCGCTGCGCCAGCGCGTCGGCATGGTGTTCCAGCACTTCAACCTCTTCGGCCACCGGAGCGTGCTGGACAACATCGTGCTGCCCCTGCGCAGCGTGAAGAAGCTGAGCAAGGAGGAGGCGTCGGCGATCGCCCGCGCCCGCCTGGCGGAGGTCGGTCTCGCGGACAAGGCACCGTACCGGCCGAGCGCGCTGTCCGGCGGGCAGCAGCAGCGCGTCGCGATCGCGCGGGCACTGGCGATGGACCCCGAGGTGATGCTCTTCGACGAGGCCACCAGCGCGCTCGACCCGGAGCTGGTCAAGGGCGTGCTGAACCTGATGGCGGGCCTGGCCTCGCGGGGACTCACCCTGATCGTGGTGACGCACGAGATGGGTTTCGCCCGCAGCGTCGCCGACGAGGTGGCGTTCATGGACGCGGGCCGCATCGTCGAGCAGGGGCCGCCGGCGCAGCTCTTCGACGAGCCCGAGAGCCCGCGCCTGCAGCGGTTCCTGTCCCAGGTGCTCTGA